The Pelodiscus sinensis isolate JC-2024 chromosome 6, ASM4963464v1, whole genome shotgun sequence genome has a segment encoding these proteins:
- the LOC102452968 gene encoding LOW QUALITY PROTEIN: cytochrome P450 1A5-like (The sequence of the model RefSeq protein was modified relative to this genomic sequence to represent the inferred CDS: deleted 2 bases in 1 codon; substituted 1 base at 1 genomic stop codon), translated as MLFEAKMSFSEVMATLVIMAFVLISISIIGNKTKRHIFPPGPWSLPIVGNLLQLGEYPHLSFIQMRKKYGDVSLLKLGIVPVVVVNGLEMVNQVLLRDEESFAGRPKMHTFSFFADGKSLTFSVEYGESWKLHKKIASKALRSFSKSEAKVSTCSXLLEEHVCAEASALVKRFLELSSAKGAFEPTSITTCIVANVVCALCFGKRYEYNDEEFLSVRGLMLRINADFLKATSIINPGDFMPWFRYLPIPIVKAAQGFYEVLNNFIAQRVEEHYTTYDKNHLRDITDALISLRNDKRLGGKAPVLSNDKIISTVNDIFGAGSFNMLFWIFLYLIKNPDIQTKIQEEIDEKIGLRSPRFDDRKDLHYTEAFISEVLRHTSFIPLTIPHRATKETFLSGYLIPKDTCIFVNMYQVNHDETLWENADLFRPERFLNENGELNKGLVEKVLVFGMGIRKCLGEDVAWNEIFIILTNILQQLRLQKCLEDQLDLTPKYGLSMKPKPYQIQVALRT; from the exons ATGCTGTTTGAAGCAAAGATGTCCTTTTCAGAGGTGATGGCCACCCTTGTTATTATGGCGTTTGTTTTAATTTCTATAAGCATAATAGGTAATAAGACCAAAAGGCACATCTTCCCACCAGGTCCATGGTCACTACCAATTGTGGGGAACCTGCTTCAGCTTGGAGAATATCCTCACCTTTCATTTATCCAAATGAGGAAAAAATATGGGGACGTGTCTCTCTTAAAGCTAGGTATAGTACCTGTTGTTGTAGTGAATGGTCTAGAGATGGTGAATCAAGTGTTACTAAGAGATGAAGAGAGTTTTGCTGGCAGGCCCAAGATGCAtaccttttctttctttgctgatgGAAAAAGTCTAACATTTTCTGTAGAATATGGGGAGAGCTGGAAACTCCACAAGAAAATTGCCAGTAAAGCTTTAAGATCCTTTTCAAAGTCAGAAGCCAAGGTATCTACTTGCTCTTGACTTCTAGAAGAGCATGTTTGTGCAGAAGCTTCAGCGCTGGTGAAAAGGTTCTTGGAGCTTTCTTCAGCGAAAGGTGCCTTTGAGCCCACTAGTATTACCACCTGCATTGTTGCAAATGTCGTCTGTGCCCTGTGCTTTGGCAAAAGGTATGAATATAATGATGAAGAGTTTcttagtgtaaggggact CATGCTTCGGATCAATGCGGATTTTCTAAAAGCCACAAGTATTATCAACCCAGGAGATTTTATGCCCTGGTTTCGTTATCTTCCAATTCCCATTGTCAAGGCTGCCCAGGGATTTTATGAGGTCTTAAATAACTTCATTGCACAACGAGTAGAAGAACATTATACCACATATGATAAG aatcATCTCAGAGACATTACTGATGCTCTAATAAGTTTAAGGAATGACAAAAGACTTGGTGGAAAAGCTCCGGTCTTATCTAATGATAAAATAATAAGTACAGTTAATGACATCTTTGGAGCTGGTAG TTTCAACATGTTGTTTTGGATTTTCCTA TATTTGATTAAGAACCCAGACATTCAGACAAAAATTCAAGAAGAAATTG ATGAAAAGATTGGACTCAGATCACCTAGATTTGATGACAGGAAAGATTTGCATTATACAGAAGCTTTCATAAGTGAAGTCTTAAGGCACACTTCATTTATACCACTTACCATTCCTCACCG TGCAACGAAAGAAACCTTTCTCAGTGGATACCTCATTCCCAAAGACACCTGTATCTTTGTTAATATGTATCAAGTAAATCATGATGA AACATTatgggaaaatgctgatttgtttaGACCAGAGAGATTTCTGAATGAAAACGGTGAACTCAACAAAGGCCTCGTTGAAAAAGTTTTGGTTTTTGGAATGGGAATAAGAAAGTGTTTGGGAGAGGACGTAGCTTGGAATGAGATTTTTATTATTCTTACCAACATTTTGCAACAGCTAAGGCTTCAGAAATGTCTTGAGGACCAGCTAGATCTGACTCCAAAATATGGATTATCCATGAAACCTAAACCATATCAAATTCAAGTGGCACTGCGCACCTGA